A single window of Candidatus Gastranaerophilales bacterium DNA harbors:
- a CDS encoding PilT/PilU family type 4a pilus ATPase: MGNFNVISFLTQLVEKKVSDIHLHVGEPPICRKDGIILKTNLPEISLENMQDIVTTLKPAHVNLEGASNLDFLFEIPEVSRFRVNYALSLQKPMFVLRVIPYDIPSFEDMNISQNIKLFSDYASGIVFITGPTGCGKSTTLACLLDYVNQSKNRHIVTIEDPIEYLYKNEKSIFSQRQVGVDTPDYASGVKYSLRQDPDIILVGEIRDRATASEALKAADTGHLVFATLHTTDAVQTVMRIINLFEPYERPYIKQQLADNLVGTVAQKLIRKADKTGRVPAFEILVATSTIKDYILKDNLEEIYEMIKVGKFNDMITMNMYLHDLVKNKIITSEAALLASENKLELQQMLKGAFHGARI, encoded by the coding sequence ATGGGTAATTTTAATGTAATCAGTTTTTTAACACAACTTGTAGAAAAAAAGGTCTCCGATATACACCTTCATGTGGGAGAACCGCCTATTTGCCGTAAAGACGGTATTATACTTAAAACCAATCTTCCTGAAATTTCACTTGAAAATATGCAGGATATTGTAACAACCCTCAAGCCTGCGCACGTTAATTTGGAAGGGGCTTCTAACCTTGATTTTCTTTTTGAAATTCCCGAAGTATCAAGGTTTCGTGTGAATTACGCTTTAAGCCTGCAAAAACCCATGTTTGTATTGAGAGTTATTCCCTATGATATTCCGTCATTTGAAGATATGAATATCAGCCAGAATATTAAACTTTTTTCTGATTATGCGTCAGGGATAGTTTTTATTACAGGTCCTACAGGCTGCGGCAAATCTACAACCCTGGCGTGTTTGCTCGATTATGTTAACCAGTCTAAAAACAGACACATTGTTACTATTGAAGACCCGATAGAATATCTTTACAAGAACGAAAAAAGTATCTTTTCCCAGCGCCAGGTCGGAGTTGACACTCCTGATTATGCAAGCGGGGTGAAATATTCTTTAAGACAAGACCCTGATATTATTTTGGTAGGTGAAATCAGAGACAGGGCTACGGCATCGGAAGCGCTTAAGGCTGCCGATACGGGACACCTTGTGTTTGCCACTCTTCATACGACGGACGCGGTTCAGACCGTTATGAGGATTATTAATCTGTTTGAACCTTATGAAAGACCGTATATAAAACAACAACTGGCGGATAATCTTGTAGGTACGGTTGCACAAAAATTGATTAGAAAAGCCGATAAAACAGGTCGTGTACCTGCTTTTGAGATTTTAGTAGCTACCTCTACCATTAAAGATTATATTTTAAAAGACAATCTTGAAGAAATATACGAAATGATTAAAGTCGGCAAGTTTAACGATATGATTACAATGAATATGTATTTACATGATTTGGTTAAAAACAAGATTATTACGTCCGAAGCCGCCTTGTTGGCGAGCGAGAACAAACTTGAGCTGCAGCAAATGCTAAAAGGCGCATTCCACGGTGCAAGAATTTAA
- a CDS encoding metallophosphoesterase, giving the protein MKKVLIALFFFIALQISVCAKELKFIQFSDTHLSSEGKDYRGRKVGAAAEYLREAVKQINKRNDIDFVVFTGDNIDTANRTDLKLFLQLVNKLNKPYYVVIGNHEVFRHQHFGKKEFMRTVWFYHPPMLFKGPSYVFKANKDIVFIVVDGANEMMPSPSGHFKKETLDWLDKKLEKYKNKKVIIAQHFPLIPPTKKYSHDTVDVDKYFTVLNGHDNVIAIISGHFHTDKFIYKKGIYHLSAPAFVSPPHEYKIITVTYEPKYLFAKPSEFEIKQELVPMGQANEEDSFVIEQTGN; this is encoded by the coding sequence ATGAAAAAAGTATTAATAGCGTTATTTTTCTTTATTGCACTGCAAATCAGTGTTTGTGCCAAGGAATTGAAGTTTATACAATTCTCTGATACGCACTTGTCCTCTGAAGGCAAAGATTACCGGGGCAGGAAAGTCGGCGCTGCTGCGGAATATTTAAGGGAAGCCGTGAAACAGATTAATAAACGCAATGATATTGATTTTGTTGTTTTTACAGGCGATAACATCGATACGGCAAACAGAACCGACTTGAAATTATTTTTGCAGCTTGTAAATAAACTTAATAAACCTTATTACGTTGTTATAGGAAACCATGAAGTTTTTCGTCACCAGCATTTTGGTAAAAAAGAATTTATGCGTACTGTTTGGTTTTATCATCCTCCAATGCTTTTTAAAGGACCGTCTTATGTCTTTAAAGCCAATAAAGATATAGTTTTCATCGTTGTTGACGGCGCTAACGAGATGATGCCTTCCCCAAGCGGGCATTTTAAAAAAGAAACCCTTGACTGGCTTGATAAAAAACTTGAAAAATACAAAAATAAAAAAGTTATTATTGCACAGCATTTTCCGCTCATTCCCCCCACTAAAAAATATTCTCACGATACGGTTGATGTTGATAAATATTTTACGGTCTTAAACGGGCATGATAACGTTATAGCAATAATTTCAGGGCATTTTCATACGGACAAGTTTATATACAAAAAAGGAATTTATCATTTAAGCGCCCCTGCTTTTGTATCACCGCCGCATGAGTATAAAATTATTACAGTTACTTATGAACCGAAGTATTTATTCGCCAAACCGAGTGAATTTGAAATAAAACAGGAACTTGTTCCGATGGGACAAGCCAATGAAGAAGACAGTTTTGTAATAGAACAAACAGGAAATTAA
- a CDS encoding flagellar hook basal-body protein has translation MKLFGGIYFDERGLSTSIRGMHMQTELLSNINNNITGFDKVGFQKEEAVVSSFAEFIGVHALSTVKDDTVGRIYSTNNRLDFALADKGYFQYETPNGIKLTRDGRFKMDKDGHLLTNEGYKVLAADGAPIKFQTVPEDLELVKVSSDGLIQAFNRTTNKLERIASFSVVDKDGQIADKPNVRQGYIESSNVRMEEQMFNLIPVRRNFEANRQLFITQNTLLNRTLQELGKTS, from the coding sequence ATGAAGTTATTTGGCGGAATATATTTTGACGAGCGGGGTTTAAGCACTTCTATCCGCGGCATGCATATGCAAACCGAGCTGTTGAGTAATATCAACAACAATATAACAGGGTTTGACAAAGTTGGGTTCCAAAAAGAAGAAGCCGTGGTTTCCTCTTTTGCGGAATTTATAGGGGTTCATGCCCTATCTACAGTAAAAGACGACACCGTAGGCAGAATATATTCAACTAACAACAGGCTGGATTTTGCACTTGCAGACAAAGGTTATTTCCAGTATGAAACCCCCAACGGTATAAAATTAACCCGTGACGGCAGATTTAAAATGGACAAGGACGGACATCTTTTAACCAACGAAGGATACAAAGTCCTTGCCGCTGACGGCGCTCCTATTAAATTTCAAACCGTACCCGAAGATTTAGAACTCGTTAAAGTTTCCAGTGACGGTTTAATTCAGGCCTTTAACAGAACGACAAATAAATTGGAGCGTATAGCTTCCTTTTCCGTAGTTGATAAAGACGGTCAAATTGCTGACAAACCTAACGTAAGGCAAGGATATATAGAAAGTTCCAACGTAAGAATGGAAGAGCAAATGTTTAATCTTATTCCGGTAAGAAGAAATTTTGAGGCCAACAGACAACTGTTTATCACACAGAACACCCTTCTCAACCGTACTTTGCAAGAATTGGGCAAAACATCGTAA
- a CDS encoding flagellar hook basal-body protein, with product MKNLQGIISRSVNNASMQLERLGTVANTSSNYLTDGYKSVRFENFLQEDGRINGVERVDYRQGSISSTGRELDMAINGTGFIPVTTPNGQIAYTRNCSFKTNEEGLLVMADGSVVGEGIKIPAATTQVFIKPDGRVLAADENNLQGNEVGKIQLVKFNNYEGLQLIDNNKVVATKESGEPVLITEHKQFTQGCVERSNVNIRDSINDILRLNASLVSSTRIIKFTDEIYQKAINLTQ from the coding sequence ATGAAAAACCTGCAAGGCATAATATCAAGGTCAGTAAATAACGCTTCAATGCAGCTTGAGCGCTTAGGTACAGTGGCAAACACATCGTCAAATTACCTTACCGACGGCTACAAGAGCGTAAGATTTGAAAATTTTTTACAGGAAGACGGCAGAATTAACGGTGTAGAAAGAGTAGACTACCGCCAGGGCAGTATCTCTTCAACAGGACGTGAACTTGATATGGCGATTAACGGTACGGGATTTATTCCTGTTACCACACCTAACGGACAAATAGCTTATACAAGAAATTGTTCTTTTAAAACTAATGAAGAAGGTCTGTTAGTTATGGCAGACGGTTCCGTGGTAGGAGAAGGGATTAAAATACCGGCTGCAACTACACAAGTTTTTATTAAACCCGACGGCAGAGTATTAGCCGCTGATGAAAATAACTTGCAAGGCAACGAAGTAGGCAAAATTCAACTTGTTAAATTCAACAATTATGAAGGCTTACAACTCATCGACAACAACAAAGTTGTTGCTACAAAAGAATCAGGCGAGCCTGTTTTGATAACGGAACACAAGCAATTTACACAAGGCTGCGTTGAGCGCTCAAACGTAAATATCAGAGATTCCATTAACGATATTTTGAGATTAAATGCCAGTTTGGTATCAAGCACAAGAATTATTAAATTCACTGATGAAATATACCAAAAAGCAATTAACCTGACTCAATAG
- a CDS encoding flagellar basal body protein gives MNFEVLHPLDKSQLVLDAVAKKQQLIGANIANVNTPGYVRRDVSFNQILSTANSPLETKLSEAIGPNPFFVQEEGQVDVKQELIDMQRNMLYYTVATRRVSSVITQLRSVTQVGK, from the coding sequence ATGAATTTTGAAGTACTACATCCGCTGGACAAATCCCAACTCGTTCTTGATGCCGTTGCAAAAAAACAACAGCTAATCGGCGCTAACATTGCTAATGTTAATACACCGGGGTATGTCAGACGTGATGTCAGTTTTAATCAGATTTTATCAACTGCAAACAGTCCGTTAGAAACAAAGTTAAGCGAAGCAATAGGCCCCAACCCTTTCTTTGTTCAGGAAGAAGGTCAGGTTGATGTCAAACAGGAACTAATAGATATGCAAAGAAATATGCTTTACTACACGGTAGCAACACGGCGTGTAAGCAGCGTAATAACACAATTAAGGTCAGTAACACAGGTAGGTAAATAA
- the flgC gene encoding flagellar basal body rod protein FlgC: MGLMDAFNIGAQGLSAHAHRLDIHAKNIANIDTPNYVRKIPVLIAQDDISFSGLMNYMKDSVFRSGTVPFTGGGVVFNGVVEDTTPGDIIYKPGHPDADANGYIRTSNVNPLVDMADAQMTSRAYEASLAVVNITKAMAQRAVEIGK, encoded by the coding sequence ATGGGATTAATGGATGCTTTTAACATAGGTGCGCAAGGTTTAAGCGCTCACGCTCACAGGCTTGATATTCATGCGAAAAACATTGCCAATATCGATACGCCGAATTATGTAAGAAAAATTCCCGTACTGATTGCGCAGGATGATATTTCTTTTTCGGGTCTTATGAACTATATGAAAGACAGCGTATTCAGAAGCGGCACGGTTCCGTTTACTGGCGGCGGGGTAGTGTTTAACGGTGTGGTTGAAGATACAACCCCCGGAGATATTATCTACAAACCCGGACATCCTGATGCTGATGCCAACGGATATATAAGAACCTCCAACGTTAATCCTCTTGTGGATATGGCTGATGCTCAAATGACTTCAAGAGCTTACGAAGCGAGTCTGGCGGTCGTCAATATCACAAAAGCAATGGCACAGCGTGCAGTAGAGATAGGAAAGTAA
- a CDS encoding lytic transglycosylase domain-containing protein: MKRVVELETMVEQKTKTVDTQTTKPSKFSDVLQMVPPVEFKYQIQEPQKITRSDIAQMVQKAASSAGIDPKLIMSVIKQESGFNPNAISKAGAQGLMQLMPATAKSLGVTNAFNPQENIEGGVKYLKGLLDRFNGNKILALAAYNAGPNAVTKYNGIPPYAETQNYVKSILKNYL; encoded by the coding sequence ATGAAACGGGTTGTTGAACTTGAAACCATGGTTGAGCAAAAAACAAAAACCGTTGATACTCAAACAACAAAACCCTCAAAATTTTCAGACGTACTGCAAATGGTTCCGCCCGTAGAATTCAAATATCAAATTCAGGAACCTCAAAAAATAACCCGTTCCGATATTGCCCAAATGGTACAAAAAGCAGCGTCAAGCGCAGGAATAGACCCAAAACTTATAATGTCTGTAATAAAACAAGAATCAGGTTTTAACCCGAATGCAATTTCAAAAGCAGGCGCGCAGGGCTTGATGCAGCTAATGCCCGCTACCGCTAAGTCTTTAGGCGTTACAAATGCATTTAACCCTCAGGAAAACATTGAAGGCGGGGTTAAGTATCTGAAAGGACTTTTGGATAGATTTAACGGCAACAAAATTTTAGCCCTTGCCGCCTACAATGCAGGACCTAATGCCGTTACAAAATACAACGGCATTCCGCCCTATGCGGAAACGCAAAATTACGTTAAAAGTATTTTAAAAAATTATTTATAA
- the fliE gene encoding flagellar hook-basal body complex protein FliE: protein MDKMFPKINLISSINDSKLNVNQEPVRFDEINSDDKIVSFSDTMVNMTKSLNNVANSPDTAMQDMLTGNGADIHDVMMAISKAEMSVTVATQITTKVVQAYEKIMAIQV from the coding sequence ATGGATAAAATGTTCCCAAAAATCAACTTAATATCTTCAATAAACGACTCTAAGCTGAATGTCAACCAAGAGCCTGTTCGTTTTGATGAAATAAATTCCGACGATAAAATTGTAAGTTTTTCAGACACAATGGTAAATATGACCAAAAGCCTTAATAACGTTGCAAATTCACCCGACACTGCCATGCAGGATATGTTGACAGGCAACGGCGCGGATATTCATGATGTTATGATGGCTATTTCAAAAGCCGAAATGAGCGTAACTGTTGCTACACAAATTACGACAAAAGTCGTCCAAGCGTATGAAAAGATTATGGCAATTCAGGTGTAG
- a CDS encoding flagellar M-ring protein FliF C-terminal domain-containing protein → MDFQKLLQNKNLMIALVVTVAVILVAGFFFSLTSGGKGSDKVNIDPKDNEKLGKPTELLTSDNTGKILEIEALLAKHRIETERDSSGGSKVKLFLKKDCTRKQRDEALLLVVQSGLADANIGLEVFDKGDFTSTKDDKRIRLARAINGELSRLIRKIKPVENASVFISIPEPTIFTSLQKPTTATVQLVLPVGDKLSKDKIRAVTNLLLGSISGLELDNISITDTNGNVYSSIAGADDDTLAKIEENDEYMKAKVQTQLDKLLGKGNYVVTVSTYLRQAPIERNSIIYDPNRNVVVSQQKFSENLGDKNSDKGQLTGATSLYLPGGLPQAASSNQNRNYSRTAEEMQYGATKTQVAEYLKPGMIEDISIAVTIENNAIPETITPDELKELIASAASPKVNAENVEIVFADSVRPTLAGDKAVNLPAPEGSGNPWWTIAVLLFGGLIVGLITLSKKISAAKNVQERQIQELKELNALQDNQLQAVNQRAQILLAQQEQLQQSLNSVRQPVQVEVPRVETLVQDIHETADDEELAIQLKSWIEQVD, encoded by the coding sequence ATGGATTTTCAAAAATTACTGCAAAACAAAAATCTTATGATAGCTCTGGTAGTTACTGTTGCGGTTATTTTGGTTGCCGGTTTTTTCTTTTCGCTGACATCAGGGGGTAAAGGTTCCGATAAAGTAAATATTGACCCTAAAGATAACGAAAAACTCGGAAAACCGACAGAACTTTTGACTTCCGACAACACAGGCAAAATTCTTGAAATAGAAGCGCTGCTCGCTAAACACAGAATTGAAACCGAAAGAGATTCTTCAGGCGGTTCAAAAGTAAAATTATTCCTGAAAAAAGATTGCACAAGAAAACAACGGGATGAAGCGCTGCTTTTAGTAGTTCAAAGCGGTCTTGCCGATGCTAATATCGGACTTGAAGTTTTTGACAAAGGCGATTTTACCTCAACAAAAGACGATAAGAGAATTCGTCTTGCCCGTGCTATTAACGGCGAACTTTCCCGTTTAATCAGAAAAATCAAACCCGTAGAAAACGCTTCCGTATTTATTTCCATTCCGGAGCCTACAATTTTTACAAGTTTACAAAAACCTACCACCGCAACAGTGCAGCTGGTTTTGCCTGTAGGCGATAAACTTTCAAAAGATAAAATAAGAGCTGTAACAAACCTTCTTTTAGGCAGTATTTCAGGGCTTGAACTCGACAATATTTCCATTACTGATACAAACGGCAATGTATATTCAAGCATAGCAGGGGCGGACGATGACACCTTAGCAAAAATAGAAGAAAATGATGAATACATGAAAGCAAAAGTTCAAACCCAGCTTGATAAATTACTTGGCAAAGGAAACTACGTAGTAACCGTAAGCACTTATTTAAGACAAGCGCCCATAGAGCGCAACAGTATAATTTATGACCCAAACAGAAACGTTGTTGTAAGCCAGCAAAAATTCAGCGAAAATCTTGGCGACAAAAATTCAGATAAAGGACAATTAACAGGCGCAACCAGCCTTTATCTTCCCGGCGGGCTGCCTCAGGCGGCTTCTTCCAATCAAAACAGAAATTATTCAAGAACAGCCGAAGAAATGCAGTACGGAGCAACTAAAACCCAGGTGGCAGAATATTTAAAACCCGGAATGATAGAAGATATCTCAATAGCCGTAACCATTGAAAATAACGCTATTCCCGAAACTATCACTCCCGATGAACTAAAAGAATTAATAGCAAGCGCTGCCAGTCCGAAAGTGAATGCGGAAAATGTCGAGATAGTTTTTGCAGACAGCGTACGCCCAACCCTTGCCGGAGATAAAGCAGTTAACCTGCCCGCACCCGAAGGCAGCGGCAACCCTTGGTGGACTATTGCGGTATTATTATTTGGCGGTTTAATCGTAGGGTTAATAACTCTTTCTAAAAAAATCAGCGCCGCCAAAAATGTTCAGGAGCGCCAAATACAAGAGTTAAAAGAATTAAATGCGCTTCAAGACAACCAGCTTCAAGCCGTAAATCAAAGAGCCCAAATTCTTTTAGCACAACAAGAACAATTGCAACAATCATTAAATAGCGTAAGGCAGCCTGTACAAGTAGAAGTACCCCGGGTAGAAACCCTTGTTCAGGATATTCACGAAACTGCCGACGATGAAGAACTTGCAATTCAATTAAAAAGCTGGATAGAACAAGTTGATTAA
- a CDS encoding FliH/SctL family protein codes for MIIKKKRKSNDDDNKPKSSAAAELTESQNNIVFETLSDISDRQERRRGDRRRGYRRIEDRSLVSRAQEEANLIKEKAKKEGIQKGIILAQNEITELKKAVQSIMDVKRKAYETYQNDIAFIALDVAQKILQKEVQENPATIINIVNNVIKEISKDENRITIIVNPIDKDILINELNKQESRVKMCVETDTKIEQGSCRVITQSGQIDAAFSTQLQIIKKAFEEGL; via the coding sequence ATGATTATTAAGAAAAAAAGAAAAAGCAACGATGACGACAATAAGCCTAAAAGCTCTGCCGCTGCCGAACTGACAGAATCTCAAAACAACATTGTATTTGAAACATTAAGCGATATATCAGACAGGCAGGAGCGCAGAAGGGGTGACAGGAGAAGAGGGTACCGCCGTATCGAAGACAGGAGCCTTGTTTCACGTGCGCAGGAAGAGGCTAATTTAATAAAAGAAAAAGCAAAAAAAGAAGGTATTCAAAAAGGCATTATTCTTGCCCAAAATGAAATAACCGAACTGAAAAAAGCTGTGCAGTCAATTATGGACGTAAAAAGAAAAGCATATGAAACTTATCAAAATGATATTGCTTTTATAGCGCTTGACGTTGCCCAAAAAATTCTGCAAAAAGAAGTTCAAGAAAATCCCGCAACCATCATTAATATTGTAAATAATGTAATTAAAGAAATATCAAAAGACGAAAATCGTATCACTATTATCGTAAATCCTATAGACAAAGACATTTTAATCAATGAATTGAATAAACAGGAGTCAAGAGTTAAAATGTGTGTAGAAACCGACACAAAAATAGAACAGGGAAGCTGCAGGGTAATCACCCAAAGCGGACAAATTGACGCTGCTTTTTCAACACAGTTGCAAATAATTAAAAAAGCGTTTGAGGAAGGGTTATAA
- a CDS encoding flagellar biosynthesis protein FlhA gives MAKGGALSTLPMSEFVLAVFVLSLILILLVELPTFMVDICISLNITLGVVLLMISLFVQKPLELASFPSIILIGTMFRLVLGIASTRLILARGEAGEAIHAFGTFVTAGNMVVGAVIFIIITIVQFLVITKGAERIAEVAARFALDAMPGKQMTIDADFNAGLISPEEAVTKREDLQRESSLFGSMDGAMKFVKGDTIAGIIIVVINIIGGLAVGMGMNGMELADAVQKYTVLTIGDGLSTQLPSLLMAISSGIVMTRSTAASSSLGRDLVIQILNKPFSLFYAAGFLVLISVTSHWTGLPGWFFFIFAIILAAGGLSMLVSQDVQAQIGQLENVKQNMQNLVNPNKMYERLGVDVLALQVGTGLIAIADPEQEGQLLPKIAALRQRVTDELGFIIPNIRIMDSTAVGEYEYLIAIRGNTVATGEVYPGRFMVIADQWDETGLQLPQNVVTSTDPTYQTQAYWLLPQDIPQDVQLTYVDPTDAIVTHLQDCVRKYVDEIMTKTDVLKLMELVKAQDPTLVNDLVPAIISTSDLRKIFVNLIKENVSILDIVYVFERLCDYARFSKEPDILSERLRAALGRQICLRHSNEHSVLYAVTLSQEWEKILDDSCQRTELGTMFLLNPMQVQELIETTASTLIRAHQHIGSQPVLLCSPRIRLPLFQLLERHIPTVVVISYSELITDIRVEAVDTIGEAETDYDYSM, from the coding sequence ATGGCAAAAGGAGGTGCATTATCAACATTGCCGATGAGTGAGTTTGTACTTGCTGTATTTGTGCTGTCGTTGATTTTGATTTTGCTGGTTGAACTGCCGACTTTTATGGTGGATATTTGTATTTCTTTAAATATTACCTTAGGGGTAGTTTTGCTGATGATATCCCTTTTTGTACAAAAACCGCTTGAACTTGCATCTTTCCCGTCTATTATCCTTATCGGAACAATGTTTAGGCTGGTTTTAGGTATAGCCTCCACAAGGTTAATTTTAGCCAGAGGTGAAGCAGGAGAAGCTATCCATGCGTTCGGTACTTTTGTAACAGCCGGCAATATGGTTGTAGGCGCGGTTATATTTATTATCATTACAATCGTACAGTTTTTGGTAATTACAAAAGGCGCGGAAAGAATAGCAGAAGTTGCGGCAAGGTTTGCGCTGGACGCAATGCCCGGGAAACAGATGACTATTGATGCAGATTTTAACGCAGGGTTAATTTCACCGGAAGAAGCCGTCACAAAACGTGAAGACCTGCAAAGAGAATCCTCTCTTTTCGGTTCTATGGACGGCGCTATGAAGTTCGTAAAAGGTGATACCATAGCAGGTATTATTATTGTTGTAATCAACATTATAGGCGGTTTAGCCGTAGGGATGGGGATGAACGGGATGGAACTGGCTGATGCAGTACAAAAATATACCGTTCTTACCATCGGCGACGGTCTGTCTACGCAGCTGCCTTCATTATTAATGGCAATATCAAGCGGCATCGTAATGACCCGTTCTACCGCTGCAAGCTCCAGTTTAGGCAGAGACCTTGTTATTCAAATCTTAAATAAACCTTTCAGCTTGTTTTATGCTGCGGGATTTTTGGTATTAATTTCCGTAACAAGCCACTGGACAGGGCTGCCGGGCTGGTTTTTCTTTATATTTGCAATAATTTTAGCCGCAGGCGGTTTATCTATGCTTGTATCTCAAGACGTTCAGGCTCAAATCGGACAGCTTGAAAATGTGAAACAAAACATGCAAAACCTTGTTAACCCTAACAAAATGTATGAAAGACTAGGAGTTGATGTGCTTGCCCTACAGGTCGGCACGGGTTTAATAGCAATAGCAGACCCTGAGCAGGAAGGACAACTTCTGCCGAAAATCGCGGCTTTAAGACAAAGAGTAACCGACGAATTAGGATTTATCATTCCTAATATCCGTATTATGGACTCCACTGCCGTGGGTGAATATGAATACCTGATTGCAATAAGAGGCAATACAGTTGCAACCGGCGAAGTGTATCCCGGCAGATTTATGGTTATAGCAGACCAATGGGATGAAACAGGACTGCAGTTACCTCAAAATGTTGTTACATCAACAGACCCCACATACCAAACTCAAGCTTACTGGCTGCTTCCGCAGGATATCCCGCAAGATGTACAGCTTACATACGTTGACCCTACAGATGCGATTGTTACCCATTTGCAGGATTGTGTAAGAAAATACGTTGATGAAATTATGACCAAAACAGACGTACTAAAATTGATGGAACTTGTAAAAGCGCAAGACCCGACTTTGGTTAACGACCTTGTTCCGGCAATTATATCAACCAGTGATTTAAGAAAGATTTTTGTAAACCTTATCAAAGAAAATGTTTCTATATTAGACATTGTATATGTGTTTGAAAGACTTTGCGACTATGCAAGGTTTTCAAAAGAGCCTGATATTTTATCGGAACGTTTAAGAGCCGCTTTAGGGCGTCAAATTTGTTTAAGGCACTCAAACGAACATAGCGTGTTATATGCCGTAACTTTATCTCAGGAATGGGAAAAAATTCTTGATGACAGCTGCCAAAGAACAGAGCTTGGAACAATGTTCCTGCTAAACCCCATGCAGGTTCAGGAGCTTATTGAAACAACCGCTTCAACACTTATAAGAGCACACCAGCATATAGGTTCGCAGCCAGTGTTGCTTTGTTCTCCAAGAATAAGACTGCCGCTGTTCCAGTTGCTTGAAAGACACATTCCGACGGTTGTTGTTATTTCATACAGCGAGCTTATAACCGATATAAGAGTAGAAGCGGTAGACACTATAGGCGAAGCGGAAACAGACTATGATTATTCAATGTAG
- the hemW gene encoding radical SAM family heme chaperone HemW: protein MGNMIENIYIHIPFCLQKCNYCSFVSFDGHKNKEKDYINSLIKEIKYFSNKKNIIKTVYFGGGTPNILEIENFKNIITALNSAFNIAENAEITTEINPAISSAKYFKELKRLGINRISVGSQTFNDDILKNLGRKHNAKQTTETVEALKDCGFNNISVDLMYGLPNQTMEILQRDLDIIKSLDINHVSTYGLKIEEGCAFYSNMPDNLPDDDKQEEFYLKIVDELTQAGFEHYEISNFAKKGFESKHNNCYWEAKEYYGFGLAAHSYMNKTRYSNEIDLEMYINNPLTKITERKITKGDELEESIFLGFRLKKGIDIKAFNEKFGKDFMQDYKKQIEKLVELDLMKVAKDRVFLTTKGFLLSNSVISEFL from the coding sequence ATGGGCAATATGATAGAAAATATTTATATTCACATACCTTTTTGTCTGCAAAAGTGCAATTATTGCTCGTTTGTGTCTTTTGACGGACACAAAAACAAAGAAAAAGATTACATAAACAGCTTGATTAAAGAAATAAAATATTTTTCAAACAAAAAAAACATTATTAAAACGGTATATTTTGGCGGCGGAACGCCCAATATACTTGAAATAGAAAATTTTAAAAATATAATAACAGCATTAAATTCAGCGTTTAATATAGCAGAAAATGCAGAAATAACAACAGAAATAAACCCGGCAATCTCAAGCGCAAAATATTTTAAAGAGTTAAAACGTTTGGGTATAAACAGAATAAGCGTCGGCTCTCAAACTTTTAACGACGATATTTTAAAAAATTTGGGCAGAAAACATAATGCAAAGCAAACAACAGAAACAGTAGAAGCCCTGAAAGATTGCGGCTTTAATAATATAAGCGTTGATTTAATGTACGGACTGCCAAATCAAACTATGGAAATTTTGCAAAGAGATTTAGATATAATAAAAAGCCTCGATATTAATCATGTTTCGACTTACGGGCTAAAAATAGAAGAGGGCTGCGCTTTTTATTCAAATATGCCGGATAATTTACCGGATGATGATAAACAGGAGGAATTTTATCTCAAGATAGTTGATGAGCTTACTCAAGCAGGTTTTGAACACTATGAAATAAGCAACTTTGCCAAAAAAGGTTTTGAATCGAAGCATAATAACTGTTATTGGGAAGCAAAAGAATATTATGGTTTCGGGTTGGCGGCACATTCTTATATGAACAAAACAAGATATTCCAATGAGATTGATTTGGAGATGTATATTAACAATCCTTTGACCAAAATAACAGAACGAAAAATAACCAAAGGTGACGAATTAGAAGAAAGTATTTTTTTGGGCTTCAGGCTTAAAAAAGGTATAGATATCAAAGCGTTTAACGAAAAATTCGGTAAAGATTTTATGCAGGACTACAAAAAACAAATAGAAAAATTAGTCGAACTTGATTTAATGAAAGTCGCAAAAGACAGGGTGTTTTTAACAACAAAAGGATTTTTGCTTAGCAACAGCGTTATAAGTGAGTTTTTGTAA